Part of the Novosphingobium sp. ZN18A2 genome, GCCGCGCCCGTGAAATTCACGAAAACCTCGTCTCCAGCGCCGCCCCGAACGAGCCGGAGTGCCTGATGGACTGGCTCAACCTCTATGCGATGGCGGTGAACGAGGAGAACGCCAGCGGCGGGCGCGTGGTTACCGCGCCAACGAACGGCGCGGCGGGCATTATCCCGTCCGTGCTGCGCCACTATTGCTGCGAGGAAGGCGGTCCCGTCTTCACCAAGACACGGCGCTTCCTGCTGACGGCGGCGGGGATCGGCTTGCTCTACAAGCAGCGCGCGTCGATCTCGGGTGCGGAAATGGGATGCCAGGGCGAAGTGGGCGTGGCCTGTTCCATGGCCGCGGGCGGGCTTGCCGCGGTCTGGGGCGGAAGCCCCGGACAGGTTGCGGCGGCGGCCGAGATCGGCATGGAACACAACCTTGGCCTCACTTGCGACCCGGTGGGCGGGCTGGTGCAGATCCCGTGCATCGAACGCAACGCCATCGCCGCGGTAAAGGCGGTGAACGCCGCAAGGCTGGCGCTGCACAATTCGGAAAGTCCGCGCGTATCGCTTGACCAGGTGATCGAAACGATGCGCCAGACCGGACTGGATATGTCGACCAAGTACAAGGAAACCAGCCTTGGCGGCCTTGCGGCGAACGTGATCGCCTGTTGAACGATCCGGCCTGTCGGAACCTTTCGCATTTCCGATGCGTTGGTTTGGCAAGCGGGCGCGTGGTGCGATCCCCCCTCCCTTACTCTCCGCGCGCCCGTACTTCCCCCCGCACCTTCCACGGCGCGGCATTATCCATCACAGCGATAGCCGGTCGATTTCCGCGTCATTTCGCAAAATCGGCTCCACAAGACGCATTGGCGCGGGTTGCATCTTGCAATCGAGCGGCAAGAGGCCGAAATGGGGCCAGTTAACCGGTCCATTAAAACACGGAGAGATTCCCATGCGTGAGCGGCTTCAAAACTATATCGACGGCAAGTGGGTCGACAGCGAAGGCGGCAAGCGCCACGAGGTCATCAACCCCGCCACGGAAGAGGCATGCTGCGCCATCACACTCGGCACGCAGGCTGATGTGGACAAGGCCGTTGCCGCCGCGCAGCGCGCCTTCAAGACCTTCAGCAAGACCACCCGCGAAGAGCGGATCGCGCTGATGCAGCGCATTATCGAGGAATACAAGAAGCGGGTGCAGGATCTTGCCGTTTCGATGGCCGAGGAAATGGGCGCCCCGCTCAGCCTGGGCACCACCGCGCAGGCCGGGGCCGGCATCGGCGCCTTCATGGGCACGATCGAAGCGCTGAAGAATTTCGACTTCACCGAAAACCACGGCGCCTATACCGTCGCTTACGAGCCGATCGGCGTCGTCGGCATGATCACGCCGTGGAACTGGCCGCTGAACCAGATCGCGCTGAAGGTCGCCCCGGCACTGGCCGGCGGCAACACGATCGTCCTCAAGCCTTCGGAAGAGTGCCCCACCAACGCCGCGATCTTCGCGGAGATCCTTGATGCGGCGGGCGTACCGGCGGGCGTGTTCAATCTTGTCCAGGGTGACGGTCCGGGCGTCGGCCAGGCGATCAGTTCGCACCCCGGCATCGACATGGTCAGCTTCACCGGCTCTACCCGCGCGGGCATCCTCGTCGCCAAGGCGGCGGCCGATACCGTGAAGCGCGTCCACCAGGAACTGGGCGGCAAGTCGCCTAACCTCGTCCTGCCCGACGCCGACTTCGCGCAGCACCTTGCCCCCACCGCGATGGGTCCGCTGGTGAACACCGGCCAGAGCTGCATTTCGCCCACGCGCATCCTTGTCCCGCGTGAGCGCGAGGCAGAGGCCGCGCAGTTCCTTACCGCGATGTATTCGGCCACGCCGGTTGGCGACCCGATGCAGGAAGGCAACCACCTTGGCCCGGTCGTGAACAAGGCGCAGTACGACAAGATCCGCGACCTGATCC contains:
- a CDS encoding aldehyde dehydrogenase family protein, producing the protein MRERLQNYIDGKWVDSEGGKRHEVINPATEEACCAITLGTQADVDKAVAAAQRAFKTFSKTTREERIALMQRIIEEYKKRVQDLAVSMAEEMGAPLSLGTTAQAGAGIGAFMGTIEALKNFDFTENHGAYTVAYEPIGVVGMITPWNWPLNQIALKVAPALAGGNTIVLKPSEECPTNAAIFAEILDAAGVPAGVFNLVQGDGPGVGQAISSHPGIDMVSFTGSTRAGILVAKAAADTVKRVHQELGGKSPNLVLPDADFAQHLAPTAMGPLVNTGQSCISPTRILVPREREAEAAQFLTAMYSATPVGDPMQEGNHLGPVVNKAQYDKIRDLIQSAIDEGAKLETGGPDLPANVNRGYYIQPTVFSGVTPDMRIAQEEIFGPVATVMAYDSLEEGIQIANDTSYGLSAVISGDPAKAADIAPELRAGMVAINNWGPTPGAPFGGYKQSGNGREGGLHGLKDFMEVKSISGLPA